The Candidatus Paceibacterota bacterium region AGAGAAAGGGTTGGATCAGTAGCGTCTTGCTCATTTTGCGCACGTATCAGCTCAGCCAGGGCTCCTTGTCCTGTCTGGATAGATTGCTCCTTTGTGCTTATGTCGCCGCTTATTTTTTTGATATCACCTTCTGTGGCGCTAATTTTTTTCTGAGTCAAGGTGATGTCAAGGTTTAGCTTTTTCTGGGTGAGCTGGAGTGAGGTAATACTTTGCTGGAGAGTTTTAGCTTGCTGGCTAGTCTTGTCTGCCAGGGTTTGGTACTGGGCAATTTCCTGTTCGAGCTGGGCTATATTTGCATTACGATCGTTGATCTGTTGTTGCAGAGTCTGTGCATCAGTAGCGGCAAAAGCCATGGAAAATAGAAAAGAAAAAAATAGTCCACCTATTAAAGTAAAGATTATTTGGGTAAAAAATTTCATATATTAGTCGGCGAGCCTGATACAGCAAAGAGGATCTCTGAAGGCTTTGACAAAATTTTCCAATTCCAAGCTATTTCCGTATCCATCAAGTTCCATGAGGCCAGTTTTACTAAGACTTTCATAAAAAGAGGCCTCGATAACCTGGACATGAATGTGTGGCCACCAATTTCCGTTGTACGGAGCCTTGCCTGCTCTAGCAAATACGCTTCCTTTGGGTAGCCTCTCTCCTACCTTGCATAAAATTTTGCGGTCAAGGTGAGCATAAATAACATAAAATCCCTTTTCAAGATTTTTAACGATAACCCTTGGACCCCAACCTCCAATTTCTGGATAGTCATCATCCACTAGGACTACCTGAGCATCAAAATCTATTGCGACTTCAGTTCCTGGATCTACACTTATATCAATACCTAAATGAATAAATAGCCCCTCATCCTCTAGGTAACTATCCTTCCACAGGAAACTCCTATCCTCTAACCATCCACCATAGGAAAAATCCAAATCAAATTTTCTATGCATTTCCTCTACCATTTTGAGACAAACAGCAGGCTCAATCAGGGGATTTTTTTCAAAGTCCTTAAAGGTAGAAGTATTTTCTTTGACCCATTTTTTCCCTTCTAGATCTAGGTTTAGATAACCAAATTTTTTATTTT contains the following coding sequences:
- a CDS encoding peptidoglycan DD-metalloendopeptidase family protein, which translates into the protein MIFPKLKNKKFGYLNLDLEGKKWVKENTSTFKDFEKNPLIEPAVCLKMVEEMHRKFDLDFSYGGWLEDRSFLWKDSYLEDEGLFIHLGIDISVDPGTEVAIDFDAQVVLVDDDYPEIGGWGPRVIVKNLEKGFYVIYAHLDRKILCKVGERLPKGSVFARAGKAPYNGNWWPHIHVQVIEASFYESLSKTGLMELDGYGNSLELENFVKAFRDPLCCIRLAD